Below is a window of Clavibacter michiganensis subsp. tessellarius DNA.
AAGAGCGAGAGGGTGCTCTACATCGATCTGCACTTCGACGAAGAGATATTGAAGCATGCATCTGGCGACGAGCAGAGGGCCGCGATCAGTTGCGGCTTCCTCACCTATCTCAGTGGCAGCTTGAGCAATTACGAGTTCAGCGAGTTGCATGTGGAGAAGTTCATGAGCGATCTTCGAGAGGCATGTGAGGGGATCGGCTGGCGCACGGATTGCCCGCCCGAGAGCGTCCTTCCGGACGCACGAGGCCGCGGCCGATGAGCCGAAGAGCCGTACTGCTGCACAGTTCGCACCGCGACGCGTTCCTGGGGGACGACGTGGACATGGTGTTCTACGACCAGCCGGCCGATGTCGACGAGCTGACTCATGTCCGTGACGCGCATCTGTGGTCGCCGCACGGGGCGCGCATCGATCGTCTGCCCGAGATCGTCGCCGCGATGGCGGGTCTGAGGAAGCTGAGCATCGGGCCGGGTGATGTGTCGTCCGATGTCGTGACCCGGTTGCGGGAGGGCGACCTGCCCGAGGGTCTGCGGGAGCTGTCCATCCTCACCGGGAGGCGGCCTGTGACGTGGCCGGACGTGCGCCTGCCGAATCTGAACGCGCTGATGGCGGAGGGACCGCTCCGATTCTCCGTCGTCAGCTTCCCGGAGCTGCGGAGCCTCACCATCTACCCGCAGAGGTCGTTCGACGACGTGCGGCGAGCACTCGCGTTGCCGCTGGAGGAGTTGAATCTCCTCAACGTGCCCATCGACGAGCGGGTGTTCGCGCTCCTCGAACCGGTGGGTCTTCGGCGGCTGGGACTCCACGGTGGGCGCACACTGAAAGGGTTGACGGGCATCGGAGTGCTCGGGCAGCTGGAGTCCTTGCGTCTGAAGAACCTCACGAGCCTCGGTGACATATCCGAGCTGGCGACTCTCCAGCGGCTCGAGAACCTGGACATCCAGTACTGCAAGAGCATCACGGGAATCGCGGCCATCAACGAGCTCGCCGTCTTGCGACGTCTGATCCTGGTGGGTTGCGGGAAGATCGGTCTCTCGGAGATCGAGGAGAAGGTGTCGACGCTCGACACGGTGATCGGGGCCACCAGCTGAATCGACGCGGTACCCGTGCGCACCGCGCCGAGCTCGCGCGGTGAGATCGGCATCTATGCGAGTAGATGTCCGTGGGTCAACAGGATCCATGCGGCACGGGACGATGGCGCTGGTCTCTCCTCCCCGAGGAGGGGTTTCGACGCTCAGCCGCCGATATGCGCATCGAGCAGCACTCCAGAGAGTGCCGATGGGAATGCGCGACTGGCGCGGATCGAGCTGCGCTCGGCCGCATCGCCGGGCGCAGGGGATCGTCACTCCGCATAGGCGTCGGGGAAGAGCAGCTCGAGGGTGCCGCTCGGGGTGCCCAGTAGAGGTGGTCGCCTCGTGTCTGCCAGACGCTGACCAGGAACGCCTCGAAGGACGGTGCGATCACGGGCCAGCTCCCGACGACGCCGTGGAGCTCGGAGAAGCTGTCCAGCACGCGATCGGGACGATCGACGGACAGATCCACGGTGACGAACTCACCGGAGGACGTACGAGCGACCAGATACGCGCTCCGGCTCGTCGGGTCGTCCCATCCGGGATCGCCCGCGATCACCGGATTCGCGGGTATCACGTCCTCGGGCGCGAGAACCTGCACCTCGCCCGCCTGGCCCATGAACAGCGTGGCACCTCCGCAGGAGCGGTAGAACGTGACCAGGTCAGCAGGCAGGGTCTCGATGTCGTCACGCAGCCGAGGAAGGGACGTCGGTGGCAGCACGGCGCAGCCGCTGTGGAGTCGAGCCTCGGTCATCACGTCGAGCAGCCTCATCGGGAGCACGATAGCGGGATGCGGAGCGAAGATGGGATCGGTCGCTCCGGATGCCGTCCACGCTCCGCCACGCCCGTTCCCGTACGCTCATACCCCATGGACGCTGAGATGACCGTGCGGAAGGCCCTGATGCAGGCCGACCGCGGCGATCACGCGGCCGCAGTGGCCACCCTGCGTCAGCTGGTCGACGCAGACGACGCCGACTCGGTCGTGCGGGTACGAGCGCTGGTGATCCTCGGTGACATGCTCAGCAGCCAGGGAGATCGTCCCTCCGCCCGCCCCCTGTTGATCGAGGCGGTGGACATGGCCGAGCGCCTGGGTGAGGTCGACGACCTGCTCGACCACGAACTGATGCGAGCACGCGAGCTCCTCGACTGAGGGGGGGAGCCGAGCGGCGCCATTCCGCACGGCGGGTCCGTGGGACCCGGGTGAAGGGGGAAGGCGACGGGAGGGGCTCCGCATCTCATACGAGGAAGCAGCTCAGCCGAAGTATCGGCCTCGGAGCTCGCCCGGCTGCTTCACGATGACCTCGTACTCGGCATGCTGGTCCTCCATCACGGACAGCTGATCCTGGAGAGCGGCGACGACCTGGGCGAGCTCGATCACCTGAGAGCCCGGATGTACACAGGCCTGCCCGCCGACGGTGATGTCGACCCCGTCGTCGTCAGCAGCGTTCAGGACATTCAGCACGGTCCGCGGTGTCTCCACGCGGGCGACGTAGCCGCCGTCTCCACCACCGACCATGATCACGGTGTCGCCGGGTCCGAATGACGTCATGGTCCGGTCATCCAGTCGGGGATCGCCCGTCCGTGACACATGCTCGGCGGCTGGAGTGCGATCCGATGGCGACGGGGACTGGCGCGTATCCTACGCGCATGGCAGAGCACTCCCTGGGCTTCGAGCTGTTCCCACGAGATCTCGGCGGCCGGGATGAGCCCCCTGCCGCAGGCACGAGGGTGATCGGCCGCATGTTCGGCGACGAGTTCTCCGTCGAGGAGCGTGCCGACGGACGCGTCGTCGTCGTACGTGCTGCGAACGGGGAGGTC
It encodes the following:
- a CDS encoding SMI1/KNR4 family protein — translated: MRLLDVMTEARLHSGCAVLPPTSLPRLRDDIETLPADLVTFYRSCGGATLFMGQAGEVQVLAPEDVIPANPVIAGDPGWDDPTSRSAYLVARTSSGEFVTVDLSVDRPDRVLDSFSELHGVVGSWPVIAPSFEAFLVSVWQTRGDHLYWAPRAAPSSCSSPTPMRSDDPLRPAMRPSAARSAPVAHSHRHSLECCSMRISAAERRNPSSGRRDQRHRPVPHGSC